The genomic DNA CCCAGTTCAAGCAAGGCCACTCCAATGACCGATACAATTGTTACGATCACAATATTCGTTTGGAGAACCTTCATCATTTTGGACACTAAGTAAGCCGTCAGCGGAAAAAAGAACAAATAGAAGCCCAAGATTTCCGTATAAAACACATCATATAAAAGCCCGAAAACAAATCCATAAATGATCCCGTATTTTTTACTTCCATAAATCGTTAAGAAAAAAATGGCAATGATTAAAAAACGGGGAACTAAAATACGGTCACTGTTAAAAATTTCTGCAGGCAACAGTTGGACAAAAACACTTTCAATAACAAAAAATGCTGCCAGCATCACAGGAAGAAGGAATCGGTTCACAGGTCCTCCTCCTCTTGATTATCAACAATATTACTTACATCGGGCTGCTTCATCTTTCTTTTCACAACCATCACATGATTAATATCATAAAGATTAGCTGATGGTTTCACATAAGCTGTTTGTGTCAAGCCGTATTGATCGGGAACGACATCGACTACTTTTCCGATTGGCAGCAATCTAGGAAAAACGCCGCCCAAACCGGAAGTAATTACATTTTGGCCTTTCTTAATTTTCGCATCATAAGGGATTCGTTTAAGCAATAATAATTTTTTCTTTTCGTCATACCCTTCAATAAAGCCGTAAAAATCTTTTTCACCCTGAACAACCGCTGAAACGCGATTATTAGGGTCCATTGCACTTAGAAGCTGTACAGTCGATGTGAACTTGCTCACACTTTTTACTTTTCCGATCAGCCCTTTGGATGTAATAACAGCCATATTGGCTTTAATACCATCTGTTTCACCTTTATCAATAATCAATAAGTCATACCAGCGATCAGGGTTCCTTGCGATAACAGTAGCCTGAGCAGGGTCATAGTCCCGCAAAGAATCTTTTTTTCCAAGTATATCTTTTAACTCTTCATTTTCTTTCGTTAACTCATGTACTTCTGCTTCCAGTCGGGCCAAATCATCAAGTCGTGCTTTTAACTGTTTATTTTCGTTGTATGTATTTTGCAAATCATGCAAATTTTCAATAAAACCGGCAATAGATTGTGCTGGCCTCGATACAAGGGATTGAACCCAGCCGGTTGTATCTTTAATTAGCTGTTCCGGCCAGGTGAGTTGTTTTCGATCCCTTAAAGAAAACCCAATCAATGCCACGAGAATAATGATGCTGACAAGTAACACAATCAGTCTTTTATTCAGGAAGAACTGTGGCATGATTTACACCTCTGTTTATTCGCATTAGCGAGAATCCTTCACTTTGTTTTTAAATAAATCAATATGGTCAAGAGCTTTACCAGTTCCAATTGCCACACAATCGAGCGGATTTTCTGCAATCAAGACAGGCATTTTTGTTTCCTCGCTGATAACCTTGTCCAAATTGCTTAGCAAAGCCCCGCCGCCTGTCAGTACAATGCCTCGGTCCATGATATCGGCTGCTAATTCCGGCGGGGTTTTTTCAAGTGTAACTTTTACAGCATCAACAATCGCATAAACTGTATCGTGCAAAGCATTTGCAATTTCTTCAGCAGTAATTTCAATCGTTTTTGGCAGCCCTGTCAACAAGTCCCGGCCGCGGATTTCCATGTTTTCAATTCCAACCGGATCTCCGGCAGAACCGATTTCTACTTTAATTGTTTCTGCAGTACGCTCCCCAATCATCAAGTTGTAATTTTTACGGATATAGTTCATGATCGCTTCATCCATTTCATCACCGGCAACGCGGATAGATTGGCTTGTAACAATTCCTCCTAAAGAGATGATCGCCACTTCTGTCGTTCCGCCGCCGATATCAACAACCATGCTTCCTGTAGGTTCCCAGACTGGAAGATTAGCGCCAATTGCCGCCGCAAATGGTTCTTCAATTGTAAAAGCATCACGTGCCCCGGCCTGGCGAGTTGCATCAATAACTGCACGTTCTTCAACAGCAGTAATACCGGATGGAACACAAATCATGATATATGGCTTTCCCGCAAAAAAGCCCTTGTTTTTTAATGCTTGTTTAATGTAATATTTCATCATTGTCGCAGTTGTCTCAAAGTCAGCTATTACGCCGTCTTTCATCGGCCGGAGAGCCACAACATTGCCCGGGGTCCTGCCTATCATGTTTTTCGCATCATTTCCGACCGCAACAATTTGCTTTGTGTCCGTTTGTATTGCAACAACGGAAGGTTCTCTGACAACAATTCCTTTCCCTTTTATATATACAAGGGTATTGGCTGTACCTAAATCAATTCCAAGATCTCTTGTCCCAATTCCAAACATAATTGTATCTCCCTTTCTGATACTTTTGCAAAATAAAATAAGGCGATTTATAAAGAATTATTTTCTTGATTGTTGGTTATAATGGTTAATTTACTGCTGGCAGCCATCAAAAATCATAAACAATATTATATCTCAACGTCAATTAAAATCATAGTGTCATAAATAACCTTTTTCCTTTAAACTTACGTATTTATTTTCTCCGATCACTAAATGATCGAGCAGGTCTATTCCAATAATTTTTCCACACTCGCCAAGCCGTTTTGTGACCTCAATATCCTCTCTGCTTGGAGTTGGATCGCCCGAAGGATGATTGTGGGCGCAAATGATTGATACTGCAGACCTGCGGAATGCCTCTTTAAATACTTCCCGCGGATGGACGATCGATGCATTCAAACTCCCAATAAAAATAGTTTGTTTATGAAGCACCTGATTTTTAGTGTTTAAATACAAACAAACGAAGTGCTCCTGTGACAGAAACCTCATATCATTCATTAAGTATCTTGCCCCGTCTTCCGGAGAACGGATGACATAACGTTCATCATAACAAAGATTGGAAATTCTTCGGCCAATTTCAACAGCAGCTAGAACTTGAATCGCTTTCGCTTTTCCAATTCCCTTAATTTCCGTTATCTCTTCTAGCGTCGCATCTTTAAGGAGCCTTAACCCCTCAAAATGAGTTAACAGGCGGTTTGCTAACTGCAATACCGACTCATGCTTCGTACCAGTCCTCAATAAAATCGCCAATAATTCATGATTAGATAAACTTTCCGGTCCGCTCTGGATAAAGCGCTCCCGGGGCCGTTCATCTTCAGGAAAATCTCGAATCATTAAAGACTGTGTTTCCATGTTCATTCCTCCCTTCATGTGTCAAAGGGAGCTTCCGAGGATTTGATTTTTGCTGTGAAAGTTTCTAATAAGGCAGCGAATATCCTGCCTTTCGAAGTTCCCGAACCGTTCTTGACACCGGCAGGCCGACTACAGTGAAATAATCTCCTCTGATTTGTTTAACGAGCATGCTTCCAAACCCCTGAATTCCATAGGCTCCTGCCTTATCAAACGGTTCCCCGGAACTGATGTAAGCTTTGATTTCCTCATCGGTCAACTCCCAAAATGTCACATCTGTTTTTTCAAAAAATGTTACGTTTTTTTCAGGAGCGACAATTGCTACTCCTGTAAACACAGAATGAGTTCTGCCGGACAACAACTTCAGCATTCCGTAAGCTTCTTCCTTCGTTTGCGGTTTACCGAGGACCTGTCCTTTGGCAACAACAATGGTATCGGATCCAATTACAAATGAAGAAGGATTTTTCTCAGCAACAAAGCTTGCTTTTCGAAACGCCAATTCCATTACAATCTCTTCCGGTTTCATACCTGGATCATAGCTTTCATCCACTTCGCTGCTGGAGATTTCAAAGGTTAAGTGAAGATTTTCAAGAAGTTCTTTTCGCCGTGGAGATGATGAGGCTAAAATGAGGTGCTGCATAAAAATCACCTTACCTTTACAATTGAATCAATTGGGGAGATACAAGAATATCGTACCAAACTTTTCCTTATCAAACAATTTATAACCTTTATGATATAAAAGATTTTTTCATAAAAAACAAACATGAGTTATATACTCTTAACCCTATCATGGATAATAAGGCGGTGTGAGCGAAGCCAAGCTCTAACTATTTACATTGATAAAAAAGGTTGTTGCTCAAACTGATTTACACTTCATTTTTTGATAGCACAGCTCCGCCCCTTTTCCACAAAAACAAAAGAGCCTGTCGAATGATATTCACACAGACTCTGATAATTTGTCTTATTTCCCAGAAAATATGCATTAAAATATCTTGCTTTTGAGGAATGCTGGCCAAAAATGTTGATAGAATTTTATTATAGGCTTTGATAGACAGCGAGAAAGGAAAGGAGATCATTTTGCAGTTCGTTTACTGCTTCTCGTTCAGGGGATTTTTGAATCATTTTTGCTTTCTCAACTGCCTTTACAAGATTGCTTTGGACTATTTTAACTTTTTCATTTTTGAGCGCGGTGCCTTCTATTTGTAAAAGCATATCTCCTTGCTTAGAACAGCTTTCAGCTGTTGCTTGAGAGATTGAATTGGTCAGTGAGGCTTCTGTTGCGGCTGCCGAAAGTGTTTCATAGATAGCAGGAGCTGACTCAAGAAGCTTTCTCTCTGCTTCTTGCAGGCCTCTCAATTCATTGCCGCCAATATTAATCTGCTTTGCAAAAACTTCTAACCCGCTCTTTTTTAACATGCTGCCAATTTCCTTTGCATTTTCCATACTGTCAGCCACACTTAAATAAAGGATAAATTGCCCGTTCATACTAACGATTTGGGCAGGAACCCCTTTTTGTTCAACCGCTGATTTCACTGACTCCGCTGCTTTACTCGTTGAAAAGACACCTCCCTGGACAATAAAAGAAGAAATCGGCGGCACGCTTGTCGAAACAGTTCCGCTTGCAGGCTTTACATTATCGGCTGCCGGACTAGGCTCTTTCAATTTTACTGCTGTATTTTCGGTAATAACGGGCTTTAATAACATAAGACCAAAGCTAACACCTAATAGGATTGCAAGAAAAACAGAAAAAAAGATAGAGGTGAAAATACCTCGAGATTCTTTGTTTTTTCGATTTGTGATTCCGCTCCAACCTTTGCTCTGATTCTTTTTTGCCTGATCTGTGATTTTTATCACGTTTGGTTCATCAGACAATTCAGGAAGGATCCAATCAAAACTCTCTTCCAAAGGCTCCTCAGCAGCTGCCGTTTCATTTCTCACTGCGTATTTATCCTTGTCCAAACGAATGTTATTTCCAGTCTTTCTATTTGTTTCAGCGTCCTCTGAATGACCCTCTTTAAACGGCCGGTCTTTCCCGTTTATTTTGATCGTAATCGTCTGCCCCTTTTCTCGTTTGTCCACTTTCCATCCTCCCATCATCATTCATCCGTTCTATTTTGTTACATCCTATCATATAGGCAAAAAAAAATAACAAGACTTTTGTCGTCTTGTTATCGAATGATTTCGTCAAATTTTTTGCTAGTTTGATGAAATCAAATCTGCGGACAGCTCCTCAATCGGTATTGCTTTATCCGGACCGTTTTTGGAGCATAGATTTCTTTTTTCTCCTTTCAGACAAACAGCAGCAACCCGAGTTCCGATGATTTCTACATACGACTCTTCCGATGGCTGCAAAAAGTTACCGCTATCAGGATCAATAATACTGTCAATAAATTGTCGGTCAGCTAACTCTTTATATGAAATTCTTTCTTTTGGATTGTGACCTTCAGCAATTTCCTGCCTGATATAGTAAGTTGCCGCTTCCTTCATGGCAAGGGCATTCGCCACAAACGCTCTGTCTCTCGTATTTTGAATTACCTTCGTTATAACCATACCAGCGATAGCGGAAATGATCCCGAGGATCACAATAATTGCTAAAAGTTCAATTAGGGTCATCCCCTTGTCATTAAGAATGCTTCCGCAATTCTTACGGTTGACCATCTTTGTTATTTTTTTCATCTTTATCCACATCCGAAAATCCGCTGAATGGATTTTTCTTGTTGGATATTCTCGGTGTATCCAATGGCGGCAATTCTTTTTGCAAATCTTCAAGTTTTGGATAATAATAGGCTGCAATTGTTAGTTCAAATTCAATCGGTTTTTGATCTTGGCCTACCTTATAGATCTCTTTTGGTGCAGTGAAACTTAAGCCCTCTACTTTGACAATTCGCTGCAAAGATTGAAGAGAATCAATAAACTTTTCCATTTCGAAATACGTATCGGCTTCAGCCATAATGGTAATCGTTGTTTTCTTTATGCCATTTGGCAATGCTGCATCTTTGCTTGAAGAGGATGCTTCATTATTCTCATCTTTATTCAGGTCATTATTGTTTGCATCGGCATGATTCTCTGTCGCCTCGCGAGAATTATTCCCAGTGCTTTTGATCGTTTCATCAGCTTCTGTCCCGTCTAATTTAATTTCGCTAATATATGTATCAGAAACGATTTCCGCTTTATCAATATCAAGCAGCAATTGGTCTAAAAGCCGTTTAACCGGCACTTGCTTTTGAAGCTCCATCGTGCTTAACACTGTATTCTCTTTGACTTGGTTTAACCGGCTTTCAATGATTGCTGTTTGCTGATTCAACATTTTTAGGTCTGCTTTATCTCTATCAATCTTTTGTATTATTGGCGCCAAATACAGATAATAACTTCCAGTAAAAATAGAGATGAATAGAAAAAATGCAAGGATTATTAGCAATATTTGCATTTTAGAGAGGTGAAGATTCATGGGGTGTCTCCCCCTTCCTCTTCGACATGATTTCGATTCGCTGATTTTTCCTTTTCTAATTTATATGCTTTTTTCAGTTCAGCGGCATTTAACCTCAGTTCATATTTGGCATAATAACGCGGGAAATATTCTTTTTTTGCTAATTCTTTTATTTGATCGTCTGAAAAATTCGTATTGTTATTAATAATTTCCCAGTCCCCTGCTTTTTCATCTGTAATGACCGCCTCATCGATCCATTTATAATTCAACAAAGCGTTCAAATAATAAGCTGCATCGCTTTTCGTATCAAATTGGACGACTTGGGTGATTTTGTTTCCCTCTTCCAATTTAAATTCGGTAATAAAACCTCTTTCCGGAAGTACTTTCGTTAGCTTTTGCATAACATAAACAATATTATACGGCTGCTCTTTAGCCCATTTAATGGCATTTTCGAGTTCCTGCACTGAGTTAGAGGACTGGAATTCAGCGAGTTTTGTTCTTTCAGCTTCCAAAATTTCATTCGATAATTGAATTTTGTTTTCTACATTTTCTAGTTCCTGTTTTTTTACGTTCATTTGCCAGAAAAAAAGGGAGGCACCGATAAGGACCAATCCTATGAATGTGCCTAAGACAATAAAAAAAGACAGGTTTCTCGGTTCTTTTTTGGGAAGGAGGTTGATCTCAACTAGCATGCTTACACCTCTTTTAGTCCTAAACCGATGTTTAAGTGAAATGGAGAAACTGCTCTGTTTTCCGGTCCGGCCTCAATTTTCTGGCTCTCGATTGTTACAGTCGGGATCTCAAAGCGCACTTTGATTTCTTTATAAATTTCCTCAATCCATGGATGGTCCCCATCAACCAGTATTTTTGTAATTTGCCGATTTCCTTGGTTAAGAGTATAGCGGTAAAAATTCATGACTTTTTCTGCTTCTTTATAAATGTCTTCGAGAGGAATCAACACTTCCGAGCGGTCGCCGTTATAACTGTACTCATCAGAAGAGAAATAATCCCATTTTGATAGATCAATATCCAATTGCAAATTCCTCATAAAAACCGGAAGATGTGCCTGAAATATGCTTATATTGACGGCATGCAAATCGATTTGCATCATCATTAAATTTTCATTTTTGCTCTGGTTTTCTTGATTAAAATACAATCTGTATAAGGCTAAACAAGAGATATCCGCTGCAACAGGTTTTAATTTTATATTTTCAAACAAAACGGCATAGTCGGTTACAATGTTTTCCGGTACCGCAAACAAGAGAAGATCTCGTTTCTTTTGATCCGGACTGCCAATTGGATAAAAATCAAAGACAGGGTCTTCAAACGGCAAATGGATGCTCATTCCAAGCTCCATATATAAATACCCTTTTATTTCATCATCTTTAATATCAGCAGGGATTGAAATCTTTCGGATGACTACAAATTGATCCGGTACGAGAAAACGAATCGGCCTTTTCGCAATTTTCCAGTCTTCGACACATTCTTCGAGTATCGATTCCAACATCTCAAAATCTTGTATTTTGCCGCCTTTTATTATTCCCGGCGGCAAAAAACGTTCACCCCATCGGGAAACGACAGGCGGATGGGCTTGTTTTAGTTCGGTAAACCGAATGACATAATCTTTTATTATTAAATTAATTGTCCGTTTATTGCCGAACTGAAAAAGCATTCCCATGATGAAAACTCCCTAAATGAAAGAATTTAAATACCAGTAGATGATTGTCTCGCCATAAAAATAGGCACACAGAGTTCCAAGTCCAATAAATGGGCCAAAAGGGATTGGTTTTCTTTTTTCAAGCTTTCCGGTCAACCGCCCTGCGAGGCCAAAAACGGCGCCAAATAGTGTTGCAAAGAAGAAGGAAAGTAGAACGAGTTTTGTTCCAAGCGCAAAGCCGATAACAGCAAATAATTTAATGTCTCCGCCGCCCATGCCGCCGTTGCTGATAACTGCAATTAAAAGCAACAAGCAAAAGCCGCAAGCAGCACCCGCAATTGAATCCCACCACGGGGTGAGCGGCAGGAAAATCCGCTCTAATAAAAAAATCACTGCAAATACAAGCAGGACTTTATCTGGGATAATCATATATTTTACATCTGAAACAAAAACGATAACAAAAAGAGAAATAAGCGTCCAAGCGATAAAGAGCTCGGAAGTCCATCCGATGGCAAACGGAGCAAAGACAAATAAGACTCCTGTCATCAGTTCTACGAATGGATATAATGGAGAAATAGACGCCTTGCAGCGTCTGCATTTCCCCCCTTGTATAACATAGGAAACAACTGGTATGAGTTCAAACGGTCCTAACGTATAGCCGCAGCTCGGACAATGTGAGCGCGGTTTGACGATGGATTGCTTTAACGGCACCCGAAGGCCGACGACGTTGAAGAAGGAGCCTAACAATAAACTACTAATTAAGATATAAATATATAAAAAGCTCATTTTTCTCTTTATGATCCTGACCCGATAGTTCTATCACCTTTACCTTTATCTGCGTCAATATCCTTAATTGTTGCATTATTGAAGGTCAGAGTTACATTACCTACTTTTTTAGTTGCATTTAATTTAAAAGTTGTTGATGATCCATCTGAAGTAACTGTAACTGTATAATTACTATCTAAATTTGGATCATCTACATAATTTTTCAAATCAGAAGCTGTTAACGGTTGTGTCGGTATTCCATTAGCAGCAACATACGTTTTAGCCGCATTAAGGACTTGAATGGCGTCAGATTTAACTCCATCTTCTCTTGATTTTTGAATAATCCCACCAATACTCGGAATCGCAATTGCTGCGATAATCCCCAAAATAACGATTACCGCCAAAAGCTCAATTAACGTTAACCCCTTCTGATCTTTTAATCTTTTCCCTAGTTTTTGCAGCATAACTATCTCCCTTTCCATAGTATTTTTGAACTAAATCATTCTTTGACACTATTATACTAGAATTCTAAAGCATATAAAGGTGAATCTGTTAAAAATTTGTAAAAATATTAGCCAACATGTTGATATATCTCGAACATTGGGACCATGATCGATGTCACAATTGTTCCGACTATACTTGCAAGAAAGACGATCATTAATGGTTCAATCAGTGACTTTAATCGATCGGTGGTAGTTTCAACTTCCCGTTCATAAAAGTCAGCCACTTTTGCAAGCATTGCATCAAGTGATCCCGATTCTTCTCCGATCACGATCATTTGCGAAACTAATGGCGGAAAAGCCCAATGTTTTCGCATCGGTTCTGTCAGTGATTTTCCCTGTTCAAGAGATTCACGTGATTGGCGGAGCACTCTTGCGATTACTTCATTTTCGACAATGTTTTCAACAATTGTGATGGCTTGAAGAATCGGCACTGAGCTTGCAAAAAGCGAACTGAGCGTTCTTGTCATTCTTGCCAAGGCCGCTTTTTGAAGCATTTTCCCGTAAATCGGTATTCTAAGGAGAAAATAGTCTAAATAATACTTCGTGTTCTTATTCTTTCTGATCATTCCAATCCCGATAAAACAAGCAATAAAGAATAAAATGAACAACCACCAAAATTTTTGCATAAATTCACTGGAATTCAACACAAACTTTGTGATTGCCGGAAGTTCACCGCCAAAATCTTTAAACATTTGAACAAATGTCGGTACAACCTTTACCAATAGGAAAATAACAACAACTATTGCAATCAAGCCGACAGTAATTGGATAAGCGAGCGCTGAAACGACTTTTTGTTTTGTAAAATGCTGTTTCTCAAAATGGACGGCTAATCTTTCAAGCGTATCATCCATATTTCCTCCGGCTTCTCCGGCTTTAACCATATTGACAAACATGCTTGAAAAAATCTTTTTATGTTTGGCAGCTGCCTCTGAAAGCGGGTTTCCTTCCCGCAAGTCTTGTTCAATCGCAATCAGCGCTTTCTTTAACGCTTTACTTTCTGTCTGCTGCGCTAATATCGACGTGGCTTCAACGATAGGAACGCCTGCCTTTATCAGCGTTGAAAACTGGCGCAAATAGATGACAAAATCCTGCAGCTTAACCGGATTTCCGAACGTAATTTCCTTCGTCCACAACGTTTCGGGAATTTCATTCATTTCAAGAACTCGAATGCCTTTTTGTTTTAATTGAAGCACCGCTTCTCTCTTTGAGGCAGCTGTAATAATTCCTGATTTTTTCCCTTTTAGGTCTCGTCCGCTATATTTGTAACGAGGCATGTTAATTCACCTTTTCCAATAAATAAGGCATCGTTTCTTCAGCAGACACTTGGCCCGACTCAACAAGCTCTTTTATGCTCGTTGCAAGCGTATGCATTCCTTGGGCTCTTGATGTTTGCATGATGTTGACGATTTGGTGGATCTTCTCATTTCTGATTAAATTTGCAACTGCTGAATTGTTAAGTAAAATTTCAGTTGCGGCTTTTCGTCCTTTTTTGTCTGCTTTCAGAAATAAACGTTGAGAAATGATCGCCACAAGAACGGATGCAAGCTGAAATCTTATTTGGGCTTGCTGGGAAGGCGGAAATACATCGATAATTCTGTTAATTGTGTCCGGAGCACTAGCCGTATGTAGAGTACCAAACACAAGATGCCCTGTTTCCGCTGCAGTGATAGCAGTTTGAATCGTTTCAAGATCACGCATTTCTCCGACCATGATGACATCAGGATCCTGTCTGAGCGATGCCCTTAATCCGTTTGCAAAATTATTTGTATCAAATCCGACTTCCCTCTGGTCAATAATGCATGTCCCATGCTTATGCAAATATTCAATCGGATCTTCAAGGGTAATGATATGTTTTCGCATCGTTTGATTCATATGATTGATCATCGCTGCAAGTGTTGTCGATTTGCCGCTCCCAGTCGGTCCGGTGACAAGAACGAGCCCTTGAGGCTTTTCAGCAATTTTTGCAAGGACAGGCGGCAGTTCCAATTCCTGCAGTGTCGGAATTTTTGTCGGAACGATGCGAATGGCCATGGCAATGCACGACCTTTGAAAATACGCATTGATTCGAAAACGGGAAATTCCGGGAATGCCGTATGAGAAATCAAGCTCTCCTTTTTTCTTAAATTGTTCCCACATATTTTCCGGAATGATTGCTCTTGCCATACCTTCCGTATCGGAAGGTGCGAGCGGGTCCTTTCCATATCTTTTCAATTCGCCATGAATGCGGAAGACCGGCGGAACCCCGACGGTAAGATGAATATCTGAAGCTTTTAATTCAAAACCGGCACGAAGCAATAAATCAATTTTGTTTTTCATGGCTTGCACTCACTCCTAATCAGGGATGGCGACACGCAAAACTTCTTCTGTCGTCGTAATGCCCTGCTTCACTTTTAAGAGGCCGTCATCGATCAAAAAGATCGTTTTATTTTTTATCGCAAGTTCTCTTAATTTCGAAAAAGGTTCTCCATTCATAATGACTTTTCTCATGTCATCATCAACAACAAGTACTTCATGAATGGCGATCCTTCCTTTATAACCGGTCATATTGCAAGAAGCACACCCTCTGCCCCGCATCACTTTCTCAATCTTCAATCCCCGTCTTCCGAAAATTTCAATCTCCCGTTTAGTCGGAAGCTGCGTTTCCGCGCAATCTCGGCAAACTCTTCGGACGAGGCGCTGGGCTACAATGCCGTTTATTGAAGCAGCAACAAGGAATGGTTCGACTCCCATATCCAATAGCCTTGTTATTGAGCCTAAAGAATCATTTGTGTGCAATGTGCTGAGTACAAGATGACCTGTTAGAGACGCGCGAATCGCTACTTCAACCGTTTCTTTATCGCGAATTTCCCCGACCATAATGATATTCGGATCCTGCCGCAAAATCGCACGGAGCCCTTTAGCAAATGTCATCCCGACATTCGGGTTTACCTGGATTTGGTTTATGCCTTCGAGTTGGTATTCGACAGGGTCTTCAATGGTAATAATATTCACTTCTTCGCTGTTTAAACGGTTCAAGGCTGCATAGAGAGTGGATGATTTTCCTGAACCGGTAGGCCCGGTAATCAAAACAATCCCATTCGGTTTTTCAATCATTCCAATAAACCTGGCCAAGTTTACTTTGTTAAATCCCAGATTGTGAATGTTATTCAATGCGCTGCTGAGATCTAAGAGGCGCAAAACGATTTTCTCGCCATAAACGGTCGGCAGTGTGGATACCCTAAAATCAACAGGCTGAAAATCCAAATTCATCTTAAACCGCCCGTCCTGGGGAATGCGATGCTCCGTTATATCAAGATTCGCCATGATTTTAATTCTTGCTGTCAAAACACTTTGCATATGCTTTGGCAGAACACGTTCTGTTCGAAGTACACCATCAATTCTGTAGCGAATCGCGACTTTTGTCTCCTGCGGATCAATATGGATATCGCTCGCTTTCATCGCTGCGGCAGTCGATAAAATCTGATTAACGAGACGAACAACTGGTGAATCTTCATCAACAATTTTTACTTCTTCCACTTCCTGACCTGCCGGTTCGTCCGTTAACAGCTCCTCGAACCCCTCATCCATATCGTAGTACTTGTTGATCGCCCGAAGAATATCATCTTTCGTGGCAATTGCCGGTTCGATTTGAAAGCCGGTTGAAAGCCTTAAATCATCAATTGTGTAAAAGTCCATCGGGTCTGCCATAGCGATATACAGCTTTTCCCCGTCTTTCTTCAGCGGAATGATGAGGCTTCTTTTTGCGATTTCCTTTGGAACAATGTGAAAAAGCTTCGGATCAAAAGGATAACGATATAAACTTACATGAGGAATTCCAAGCTGAAACTCTAATACTTCAATCAATTGCTGTTCGGTAATATAACCCTGTTGAAGAAGCGCATCCCCTAGCTTTTGGTCTTTACTCTTTTCCTTAAGAGCGGTTTGCAGTTGTTCCTCTGTTATTAAACCTGCATCAACTAAGAGATCTCCCAGCCTTTTACGTGTTTGTTTCATAACAATCCCTGCTTTATTTCCTTTTATTTTTCAGTTTCGTTAGGTTTTCCCCTTAAATCGTTTTCCTTTTCTTTCACTTTATCTGTTTGATCTGACGTTTTTTCAACACTGCCGCTTTTTGGAACAGAAGGTTTCGTTGGCTTATCAGTATTTTCAGGT from Bacillus methanolicus MGA3 includes the following:
- the mreD gene encoding rod shape-determining protein MreD; amino-acid sequence: MNRFLLPVMLAAFFVIESVFVQLLPAEIFNSDRILVPRFLIIAIFFLTIYGSKKYGIIYGFVFGLLYDVFYTEILGFYLFFFPLTAYLVSKMMKVLQTNIVIVTIVSVIGVALLELGAYEMNLLIHRTDMSFSHFASLRLLPTIVLNLAFSIIAAYPLKRLYEKFAEHLTE
- the mreC gene encoding rod shape-determining protein MreC, translating into MPQFFLNKRLIVLLVSIIILVALIGFSLRDRKQLTWPEQLIKDTTGWVQSLVSRPAQSIAGFIENLHDLQNTYNENKQLKARLDDLARLEAEVHELTKENEELKDILGKKDSLRDYDPAQATVIARNPDRWYDLLIIDKGETDGIKANMAVITSKGLIGKVKSVSKFTSTVQLLSAMDPNNRVSAVVQGEKDFYGFIEGYDEKKKLLLLKRIPYDAKIKKGQNVITSGLGGVFPRLLPIGKVVDVVPDQYGLTQTAYVKPSANLYDINHVMVVKRKMKQPDVSNIVDNQEEEDL
- a CDS encoding rod shape-determining protein — its product is MFGIGTRDLGIDLGTANTLVYIKGKGIVVREPSVVAIQTDTKQIVAVGNDAKNMIGRTPGNVVALRPMKDGVIADFETTATMMKYYIKQALKNKGFFAGKPYIMICVPSGITAVEERAVIDATRQAGARDAFTIEEPFAAAIGANLPVWEPTGSMVVDIGGGTTEVAIISLGGIVTSQSIRVAGDEMDEAIMNYIRKNYNLMIGERTAETIKVEIGSAGDPVGIENMEIRGRDLLTGLPKTIEITAEEIANALHDTVYAIVDAVKVTLEKTPPELAADIMDRGIVLTGGGALLSNLDKVISEETKMPVLIAENPLDCVAIGTGKALDHIDLFKNKVKDSR
- the radC gene encoding RadC family protein — protein: METQSLMIRDFPEDERPRERFIQSGPESLSNHELLAILLRTGTKHESVLQLANRLLTHFEGLRLLKDATLEEITEIKGIGKAKAIQVLAAVEIGRRISNLCYDERYVIRSPEDGARYLMNDMRFLSQEHFVCLYLNTKNQVLHKQTIFIGSLNASIVHPREVFKEAFRRSAVSIICAHNHPSGDPTPSREDIEVTKRLGECGKIIGIDLLDHLVIGENKYVSLKEKGYL
- a CDS encoding Maf family protein; amino-acid sequence: MQHLILASSSPRRKELLENLHLTFEISSSEVDESYDPGMKPEEIVMELAFRKASFVAEKNPSSFVIGSDTIVVAKGQVLGKPQTKEEAYGMLKLLSGRTHSVFTGVAIVAPEKNVTFFEKTDVTFWELTDEEIKAYISSGEPFDKAGAYGIQGFGSMLVKQIRGDYFTVVGLPVSRTVRELRKAGYSLPY
- a CDS encoding type II secretion system protein, which gives rise to MKKITKMVNRKNCGSILNDKGMTLIELLAIIVILGIISAIAGMVITKVIQNTRDRAFVANALAMKEAATYYIRQEIAEGHNPKERISYKELADRQFIDSIIDPDSGNFLQPSEESYVEIIGTRVAAVCLKGEKRNLCSKNGPDKAIPIEELSADLISSN
- the pilM gene encoding type IV pilus biogenesis protein PilM, which encodes MGMLFQFGNKRTINLIIKDYVIRFTELKQAHPPVVSRWGERFLPPGIIKGGKIQDFEMLESILEECVEDWKIAKRPIRFLVPDQFVVIRKISIPADIKDDEIKGYLYMELGMSIHLPFEDPVFDFYPIGSPDQKKRDLLLFAVPENIVTDYAVLFENIKLKPVAADISCLALYRLYFNQENQSKNENLMMMQIDLHAVNISIFQAHLPVFMRNLQLDIDLSKWDYFSSDEYSYNGDRSEVLIPLEDIYKEAEKVMNFYRYTLNQGNRQITKILVDGDHPWIEEIYKEIKVRFEIPTVTIESQKIEAGPENRAVSPFHLNIGLGLKEV
- a CDS encoding prepilin peptidase produces the protein MSFLYIYILISSLLLGSFFNVVGLRVPLKQSIVKPRSHCPSCGYTLGPFELIPVVSYVIQGGKCRRCKASISPLYPFVELMTGVLFVFAPFAIGWTSELFIAWTLISLFVIVFVSDVKYMIIPDKVLLVFAVIFLLERIFLPLTPWWDSIAGAACGFCLLLLIAVISNGGMGGGDIKLFAVIGFALGTKLVLLSFFFATLFGAVFGLAGRLTGKLEKRKPIPFGPFIGLGTLCAYFYGETIIYWYLNSFI